The Planktothrix tepida PCC 9214 genome has a segment encoding these proteins:
- a CDS encoding histone deacetylase family protein, with translation MDLPIVFHPDYVVPLPPEHRFPMAKFRLLYELLLRDGVTDISQVHTPELPPQDWIEWVHDKDYVEGYCQGTLEPKAQRRIGLPWSPALARRTCIAVGGSILTAKLALSQGLACNTAGGTHHAFPSFGSGFCIFNDMAIATRVVQELGLAKTILILDLDVHQGDATAVIFQNDPNVFTFSMHCEANFPAKKQISDLDVPLPIGMEDEEYLQTLADYLPDILSQVKPDLVFYDAGVDPHCEDRLGKLALTDTGLWRREMQVLSTCVSLGYPVAGIIGGGYSDDLEALVYRHSLLHRAASQVYHQYRL, from the coding sequence ATGGATTTACCGATTGTTTTTCATCCTGATTATGTTGTTCCGTTACCGCCAGAACATCGGTTTCCGATGGCTAAGTTTCGTTTATTATATGAGTTATTATTGCGGGATGGAGTGACAGACATTTCTCAAGTTCATACCCCAGAATTACCGCCTCAAGACTGGATTGAATGGGTGCATGATAAAGATTATGTAGAGGGGTATTGTCAGGGAACTCTTGAGCCTAAAGCACAACGTCGCATCGGTTTACCTTGGAGTCCGGCTTTAGCAAGGCGAACTTGTATTGCCGTGGGCGGGTCAATTTTAACTGCAAAATTAGCGTTATCTCAGGGTTTAGCGTGTAATACGGCCGGAGGAACTCATCATGCGTTTCCCAGTTTTGGATCGGGATTTTGTATTTTTAATGATATGGCGATCGCTACTCGTGTGGTACAAGAGTTAGGACTGGCTAAAACAATATTAATTCTGGATTTGGATGTACATCAAGGAGATGCAACGGCCGTTATTTTCCAAAATGATCCGAATGTATTTACTTTTTCGATGCACTGTGAGGCGAATTTTCCGGCTAAAAAACAAATCAGTGATTTAGATGTTCCCTTACCTATCGGTATGGAAGATGAGGAATATTTACAAACTTTAGCTGATTATTTACCGGATATATTATCTCAAGTGAAACCCGATTTAGTCTTTTATGATGCAGGCGTTGACCCCCATTGTGAGGATCGATTAGGAAAATTAGCTTTAACTGATACGGGGCTTTGGCGACGAGAAATGCAAGTTTTAAGCACTTGTGTTAGTCTAGGTTATCCGGTTGCTGGAATCATTGGTGGAGGTTATTCCGATGATTTAGAAGCATTAGTTTATCGCCATTCTTTACTGCATCGCGCTGCTTCCCAAGTTTATCATCAATATCGTCTTTAA
- a CDS encoding ATP-grasp domain-containing protein, translating to MDLLEYQAKTLFRQMAIPVLPSQRIDQAQDLKGLTIPYPVVLKSQVRAGGRGKAGGIRFVENTIDAVAAAQMIFNLPIRGECPQVLLAEAKYDADRELYLAVTLDPGSRRPVLLGSQQGGVNVEATLSKIQQVIVDQDFSSFYARRLMLKMGLEGDLILSVSTIVEKMYRLFVEKDLDLVEINPLGISPTGEVMALDGKVIANSGALGRHEDLILLLKAQQTYHAVSLPKITDELFHPQLNLVELEGNMGILCNGAGLTMATLDLVMQSSGKPANFLNLGGADHYEITEDFRQRLYRGIDLVTQSKQVKVVIANFWVQPTIRFPLLVEIAGYLKRKARTTNLPQFVFRLAGIEPESCREQFADLPVNLFDRLDLAVVAAINLAK from the coding sequence ATGGATTTGCTAGAGTATCAAGCTAAAACGTTATTTCGTCAAATGGCGATTCCGGTTTTACCTTCACAACGGATTGATCAAGCTCAGGATTTGAAGGGTTTGACCATCCCCTATCCGGTGGTGCTTAAATCCCAAGTCCGGGCGGGAGGAAGGGGAAAAGCCGGAGGCATTCGGTTTGTGGAAAATACCATTGATGCGGTCGCCGCCGCCCAAATGATTTTTAATTTACCCATTCGCGGTGAATGTCCCCAAGTCCTCTTAGCCGAAGCCAAATATGATGCAGACCGGGAATTATATTTAGCCGTTACCTTAGATCCGGGATCACGGCGTCCGGTGTTATTGGGATCGCAACAGGGAGGGGTGAATGTAGAAGCCACCCTTTCCAAAATTCAGCAAGTGATTGTCGATCAGGATTTTTCCTCGTTTTATGCTCGACGATTAATGTTGAAAATGGGATTAGAGGGAGATTTAATTCTCTCGGTGAGTACCATTGTTGAAAAAATGTATCGTCTATTTGTTGAGAAAGATTTAGATCTCGTTGAAATTAATCCGTTAGGCATTAGTCCGACGGGTGAAGTTATGGCACTAGATGGCAAAGTCATTGCCAATAGTGGTGCCTTGGGACGACATGAAGACTTGATTTTGCTTTTGAAAGCCCAACAAACTTATCATGCGGTTTCCCTACCGAAAATTACCGATGAATTGTTTCATCCCCAACTGAATTTAGTTGAATTAGAAGGTAATATGGGGATTTTATGTAATGGTGCTGGGTTAACCATGGCAACCTTAGATTTAGTCATGCAATCCTCTGGTAAACCTGCAAATTTTCTGAATTTAGGCGGGGCAGATCATTATGAAATTACAGAAGATTTTCGCCAACGATTATATCGGGGAATTGATTTAGTAACCCAATCCAAACAGGTTAAGGTTGTGATTGCAAATTTCTGGGTTCAACCTACGATTCGTTTCCCGCTCTTAGTGGAAATTGCCGGGTATTTAAAACGCAAAGCTCGAACAACTAATTTACCTCAATTTGTGTTTCGGTTAGCTGGAATTGAACCCGAATCCTGTCGAGAACAGTTTGCTGATTTACCTGTAAATTTATTTGATCGGTTAGATTTAGCTGTAGTGGCAGCGATTAATTTAGCAAAATAG
- a CDS encoding alpha-2-macroglobulin family protein → MRNFTQLRLRRRRFIFVFLFILTLVGCRIISHSPVSEVIPMVADLPKPQLPTWIEAINPLGDSPELSQIHVIFKDPLIPVENLESSRQKKLLKNFEITPKIPGEFRFLTPKMVGFQADKALPLATRLQVTVKKGLADLNQHQLEQDIAWTFATEPIKLSNLPGSKEQPESPENPLGLNPQLKFNSNVELDLNSLKQHLQLISQKTNQVIPVEVKLAEPEENKTPIEPDVKFNPAVQTKEYIVTPKQLLQTATQYQFKITPGLRPAQGNLETQVEISSLIKTYDSLKFISLQLPGKASIEGTSGRFVTGNPQLQFNNGIIAESALKNITIKPSPKPDIKLIQAYDNNDIVTLNPWALEPQTNYTITIGGELEDQFNQKLGKPVTITHKTGDLTPDIFVPSGLNIFPSQQNLELNISTLNLPQSQYQASYNVVQPTDLVYTDSAYPRNEGKNLLPPVEKWATFVASTPKNKVQETSINLREKLGRNTGLLAYGVTAKTTQYQQEGQQKWSEPQFYGLVQLTNLGVFAQWFPESGLVRVHHLDTGSVAEGVSVDIYPSQLEAKSYPQPKACATGTTDEQGMLVFNSQQLQQCMKGKRFAKAPELLVIAKEGKDWAFTRTFSYSGAYGYGIDANWEDQQISSRGVIFSDRQLYKPGEKVALTAMAYSLDKGTLKPNKNESYTVTLENPKKQIQTLGEYKTNEFATFSVELPLTENQPLGNYIVRAKNQNGIEILGDFRVAEFKPPNFKVDLSLNQPFAQIGETITANAKSEYLFGSPVAEGLAQYYVTRTATDFIPKGWENYSFGRQWFWPEEKPNVSDSVLQENQPLDAQGLGSKTVTVAKDLPYPMTYRVDVEVTDISNLSVANSQSFIALPSNRLIGLKTPFIGEAGKPLPIDVIVTDYQGKPLENVGVNLQLQKMDYSQVTRVVEGAQTNKNQIQYQTVAQIDVKSGQQEQTVSLTAPESGSYRIRANFSDTKDEITATDLQIWVTGNELVNWGGIDENRLEIKLNKTTYKPGETATALIQSPYPEGELYFAVVRDKPLYQTVIKVKGSAPEIKFQVTTEMLPNAAVEAVLVRQGKPISDLEPGSLENLAKIGLTPFNINLEDQYLKVQVNPQHNKLEPSSKQTLNLTLTDAQNQPVRGQLTVMVVNDSILQLNGSRPPNLIETVYADQPISTRFSDNRPAVILNQVASPLAKGWGYGGGLSTATANPRIRKEFQPLAFYNGSIVTDNQGKATVNFKVPDDLTTWRVMVVATDGNLKFGSEETTFITTQALISNPILPQFARPGDRILAGLSITNLTEEQGNLNITGTVNGGIQFSPGNTNQQTLKTKAEAGTNAYRFPILVKQAGNAKVQFKTEFNNKFDGFEVPLEVKTFNVIEQVIESGRTTNSVTIPLNISKKVVPDVGGLEINLASTLIPQLTASAEQVFNQEKFPFLEPAVSELLIAANLEILGKKYNQSLSELQLPERAKTALAQIKTLQQENGGIEAYPGLKASDPILSAYTGEALAQAQKAGFAVDSQVISSLKTYLIQGVNDPGKYDFCTEDVCKNEIRLNALIALDNLGEKRSDFLDTILQNFEEFDTVNQIKLVRYLSQFPQWKEEYNRLFEQVQKQIYITGRTATLNFPQGYRWLNSPTTIQSQGLRLVITQNPQSQTVDKLVQSLLNLRKDGTWGSSYDNAQALTALVAYADTETTPPNFNIAIQLGNQTLGETQFKGYKDSSYRLNVPMSELPKGKNDLILQQSNQGLLNYWVAYRYRLEGNQPGRLNGLRITRTIRSADEDKVLQTIDLNSPQQLLKVQPGQVFDIGLDIITDHPIDQVMITDPLPAGFEAIDASFKTTNLAVQAQKSSWEINYQTIYKDRIIAYSDRLEPGVYQLHYLVRSVTPGEYLWPGAEAKLQYTPEEFGRSASTTLLVSKP, encoded by the coding sequence ATGAGAAATTTTACTCAACTCCGTCTCCGTCGCAGGCGGTTTATCTTCGTTTTTCTGTTTATCTTAACTCTGGTGGGATGTCGCATCATCAGTCATTCTCCGGTTAGCGAAGTGATTCCGATGGTGGCTGATTTACCCAAACCCCAACTTCCTACCTGGATTGAAGCCATTAATCCGTTAGGGGATAGTCCAGAATTAAGCCAAATTCATGTTATTTTTAAAGATCCTTTAATTCCGGTTGAAAATTTAGAGAGTTCTCGACAAAAAAAATTACTCAAAAACTTTGAAATTACCCCTAAAATACCCGGAGAATTTCGATTTTTAACCCCAAAAATGGTCGGATTTCAAGCTGATAAAGCATTACCTTTAGCAACTCGGTTACAAGTCACTGTTAAAAAAGGATTAGCCGATTTAAACCAACATCAATTAGAGCAGGATATCGCCTGGACATTTGCCACCGAACCGATAAAATTATCAAATTTACCGGGAAGTAAAGAACAACCGGAATCTCCAGAAAACCCTTTAGGATTAAATCCCCAACTCAAATTTAACTCTAACGTAGAATTAGATTTAAACTCTTTAAAACAACATTTACAACTGATTTCACAAAAAACAAATCAAGTGATTCCAGTTGAGGTTAAACTTGCAGAACCCGAAGAAAATAAAACCCCCATTGAACCCGACGTTAAATTTAATCCGGCTGTTCAAACCAAAGAATATATTGTTACGCCTAAACAACTTTTACAAACCGCTACCCAATATCAATTTAAAATCACACCTGGGTTACGTCCGGCGCAAGGAAATTTAGAGACTCAAGTTGAAATTTCTAGCTTGATTAAAACCTATGACTCGTTAAAATTTATCAGTTTACAACTTCCCGGTAAAGCCAGCATAGAAGGAACATCAGGACGGTTTGTAACCGGAAACCCCCAACTGCAATTTAATAATGGAATTATTGCAGAATCTGCCCTTAAAAATATTACCATTAAACCGTCACCAAAACCCGATATTAAATTAATCCAAGCCTATGATAATAATGACATTGTAACCCTGAATCCTTGGGCTTTAGAACCCCAAACCAATTATACAATTACCATAGGGGGAGAACTTGAAGATCAATTTAACCAGAAACTAGGCAAACCTGTTACTATTACTCATAAAACCGGAGATTTAACCCCCGATATTTTTGTCCCTTCAGGACTCAATATTTTTCCCTCTCAACAGAATTTAGAACTCAATATTTCCACATTAAATTTACCTCAATCTCAATATCAAGCGAGTTATAACGTTGTTCAACCAACAGATTTAGTTTATACCGATAGTGCTTACCCCAGAAACGAGGGGAAAAATTTATTGCCTCCCGTAGAAAAATGGGCAACGTTTGTGGCTTCTACCCCGAAAAATAAAGTTCAAGAAACTTCCATTAATTTACGAGAAAAATTAGGCCGAAATACGGGACTTTTAGCCTATGGGGTGACAGCAAAAACCACTCAATATCAACAAGAAGGTCAACAAAAATGGAGTGAACCTCAATTTTATGGACTGGTACAGTTAACTAATTTAGGAGTCTTTGCTCAATGGTTTCCAGAATCAGGATTAGTTCGAGTTCATCACTTAGATACGGGTTCCGTTGCTGAGGGGGTATCGGTGGATATTTATCCATCTCAACTGGAGGCGAAATCCTATCCTCAACCCAAAGCTTGTGCAACGGGAACGACTGACGAACAGGGAATGTTAGTGTTTAATTCTCAACAGTTACAGCAATGTATGAAGGGGAAACGATTTGCTAAAGCACCGGAATTATTAGTGATTGCTAAAGAAGGCAAAGATTGGGCATTTACTCGAACTTTTTCCTATAGTGGAGCTTACGGTTATGGAATTGACGCCAATTGGGAAGACCAACAAATTTCATCACGGGGAGTGATTTTTTCCGACCGTCAACTTTATAAACCCGGAGAAAAAGTTGCCTTAACGGCTATGGCATACTCCTTAGATAAAGGAACCTTAAAACCGAATAAAAATGAAAGTTATACCGTGACATTAGAAAATCCTAAAAAGCAAATCCAAACTTTGGGAGAGTATAAAACTAACGAATTTGCAACATTTTCTGTAGAATTGCCCTTAACAGAAAACCAACCATTAGGGAATTATATTGTTCGGGCAAAAAATCAAAATGGGATAGAAATTTTAGGCGATTTTCGTGTCGCTGAATTTAAACCCCCTAATTTTAAAGTAGATCTAAGTTTAAATCAACCATTTGCTCAAATTGGAGAAACAATTACGGCTAATGCTAAGAGTGAATATTTATTTGGTTCTCCCGTTGCGGAGGGTTTAGCTCAATATTATGTCACCCGGACAGCAACGGATTTTATTCCGAAAGGATGGGAGAATTATTCCTTTGGTCGCCAATGGTTTTGGCCAGAAGAAAAACCGAATGTTTCTGATAGTGTGTTGCAAGAAAATCAACCGTTAGATGCTCAGGGTTTGGGAAGTAAAACCGTTACCGTTGCCAAAGATTTACCGTATCCCATGACCTATCGTGTTGATGTAGAAGTGACGGATATTTCTAATTTATCCGTTGCCAATTCTCAATCGTTTATTGCCCTTCCCAGTAATCGTTTAATTGGGTTAAAAACACCCTTTATTGGAGAAGCAGGTAAACCCTTACCCATTGATGTCATTGTTACCGATTATCAGGGAAAACCCTTAGAAAATGTTGGGGTGAATTTGCAATTGCAAAAAATGGATTATAGCCAGGTTACACGGGTAGTAGAAGGTGCACAAACCAACAAAAACCAAATTCAATATCAAACAGTTGCTCAAATTGATGTCAAATCGGGTCAACAAGAACAAACGGTTTCTTTAACTGCCCCAGAGTCAGGTTCCTATCGTATTCGGGCGAATTTTAGTGACACCAAGGATGAAATTACAGCCACAGATTTACAGATTTGGGTAACAGGAAATGAATTGGTGAACTGGGGAGGGATAGACGAGAACCGTTTAGAAATTAAACTCAATAAAACTACCTATAAACCTGGAGAAACGGCAACGGCTTTAATTCAATCTCCCTATCCTGAAGGAGAATTATATTTTGCCGTCGTCCGCGATAAACCTCTGTATCAAACGGTCATAAAAGTTAAAGGAAGCGCGCCAGAAATCAAGTTTCAAGTGACTACTGAAATGTTACCGAATGCAGCAGTTGAAGCGGTATTAGTTCGACAAGGAAAACCCATTTCTGACCTTGAACCGGGGAGCTTAGAAAACTTAGCTAAAATTGGGTTAACACCGTTTAATATTAATCTCGAAGATCAATATCTCAAAGTCCAAGTTAATCCTCAACACAACAAGCTAGAACCCAGTTCTAAACAAACCTTAAATTTAACTTTAACAGATGCCCAAAATCAACCTGTTCGCGGACAATTGACGGTAATGGTAGTGAATGATTCGATTTTACAACTTAATGGTTCTCGTCCCCCCAATTTAATCGAAACAGTCTATGCTGACCAACCCATTTCCACCCGATTTAGTGATAATCGTCCGGCGGTTATTTTAAATCAAGTCGCCTCTCCGTTAGCAAAAGGTTGGGGTTATGGAGGCGGTTTATCCACTGCAACTGCTAATCCTCGAATTCGCAAAGAATTTCAACCTTTAGCTTTTTATAACGGTTCAATTGTTACGGATAATCAAGGAAAAGCAACGGTTAATTTCAAGGTTCCTGATGATTTGACGACTTGGCGAGTCATGGTTGTCGCAACGGATGGAAATCTTAAATTTGGTTCGGAGGAAACCACATTTATTACCACTCAAGCGTTAATTTCTAATCCCATTTTACCTCAATTTGCTCGTCCTGGCGATCGCATTTTAGCAGGATTATCCATTACCAATTTAACGGAAGAACAAGGTAACTTAAATATTACAGGAACCGTTAATGGCGGGATTCAATTTTCTCCTGGAAATACGAATCAACAAACTTTAAAAACCAAAGCTGAAGCTGGAACCAATGCTTATCGTTTTCCAATTTTAGTGAAACAAGCGGGTAACGCTAAAGTTCAGTTCAAAACGGAATTCAACAACAAATTCGATGGGTTTGAAGTGCCTTTAGAAGTTAAAACGTTTAACGTTATTGAACAGGTGATTGAGTCAGGACGCACGACAAATTCCGTCACCATTCCCCTGAATATTAGTAAAAAAGTTGTTCCTGATGTGGGAGGATTAGAAATTAATTTAGCGAGTACCTTAATTCCTCAATTAACGGCTTCTGCTGAACAAGTTTTTAATCAAGAAAAATTTCCTTTTCTGGAACCGGCTGTAAGTGAATTGCTCATCGCTGCTAATTTGGAAATTTTGGGTAAAAAATACAATCAAAGTTTGAGTGAATTGCAGTTACCTGAACGTGCTAAAACAGCTTTAGCTCAGATTAAGACGTTACAACAGGAAAATGGCGGGATTGAAGCTTATCCGGGTTTAAAAGCCTCTGATCCTATCCTTTCAGCTTATACGGGGGAAGCCTTAGCTCAAGCTCAAAAAGCAGGGTTTGCTGTTGATTCTCAGGTAATTAGTTCCCTAAAAACCTATTTAATACAAGGTGTTAATGACCCTGGGAAATATGACTTTTGTACCGAGGACGTTTGTAAAAATGAAATTCGGTTAAATGCGTTAATTGCTTTGGATAATTTGGGAGAAAAACGCAGTGATTTCTTAGATACTATCTTGCAAAACTTTGAGGAATTTGATACTGTTAACCAAATTAAATTGGTGCGTTATTTATCCCAATTTCCTCAATGGAAAGAAGAGTATAATCGTCTCTTTGAGCAAGTCCAGAAACAGATCTATATCACCGGAAGAACTGCGACGCTCAATTTCCCCCAAGGCTACCGTTGGTTAAATTCTCCGACAACCATTCAATCTCAAGGATTACGTTTAGTGATCACCCAAAATCCCCAATCTCAAACCGTTGATAAACTGGTACAAAGTTTATTGAATCTGCGTAAAGATGGCACTTGGGGAAGTAGTTATGATAATGCACAAGCGTTAACAGCTTTAGTTGCTTATGCAGACACGGAAACGACACCTCCTAACTTTAATATTGCCATTCAACTCGGAAATCAAACTTTAGGAGAAACTCAATTTAAGGGGTATAAAGATTCGAGTTATCGTTTGAATGTACCGATGTCAGAATTACCAAAAGGCAAAAATGATTTAATTCTCCAACAATCTAATCAAGGTTTATTAAATTATTGGGTTGCCTATCGGTATCGTTTAGAAGGAAATCAACCGGGACGATTAAATGGCTTAAGAATTACCCGAACAATTCGTTCTGCTGATGAGGATAAAGTTTTACAAACAATTGATTTAAACTCTCCTCAACAGCTTTTGAAAGTTCAACCTGGACAAGTGTTTGATATTGGGTTAGATATTATTACTGATCATCCCATTGATCAGGTGATGATTACTGATCCCCTTCCGGCTGGATTTGAAGCGATTGATGCTAGTTTTAAAACGACTAATTTGGCAGTACAAGCTCAAAAAAGTAGTTGGGAAATTAACTATCAAACCATTTACAAGGATCGAATTATTGCCTATAGTGATCGTTTAGAACCGGGGGTTTATCAACTGCATTATTTAGTTCGGTCTGTTACCCCAGGAGAATATTTATGGCCCGGTGCAGAAGCTAAATTACAATATACTCCTGAAGAATTTGGTCGCAGTGCATCAACAACTTTATTAGTTTCTAAACCTTAG
- a CDS encoding succinate--CoA ligase subunit alpha, with translation MNLTPDSKVIVQGTTISPSLTQAVMQMKTYGTQIVACVSPGQGGQELNEIPVFDLVEQAIASVGDIDISVIFVHPYHVLDAALEAMAAGIRQLIIVTEGMPPLDMVHLVRKAEATETLVVGPNCSGIIIPDQLLLGTHPSEFYKPGNVGLLSRSSTLTYEVAAELTQAGLGQSVAVSIGSDFIVGSSFLQWLEILDEDENTEVIVLVGEMGGTSEEEAASYIAEAIDKPVVAYIAGLHAPATKLLGHASLLMTSKVVSNMVDAGTVESKIAAFKTAEVLVAERPSEIPILVKKAIKRRKK, from the coding sequence ATGAATTTAACTCCTGATAGTAAAGTGATCGTACAGGGTACAACGATCTCGCCCTCCTTAACCCAAGCGGTTATGCAAATGAAAACCTACGGGACTCAGATTGTCGCCTGTGTCAGTCCGGGTCAGGGAGGGCAGGAGTTAAATGAAATACCAGTTTTTGATTTAGTTGAACAAGCGATTGCCAGTGTCGGAGATATCGATATTAGTGTGATTTTTGTTCATCCTTATCATGTTTTAGATGCGGCTTTAGAAGCAATGGCGGCGGGAATTCGTCAGTTAATTATTGTTACTGAAGGAATGCCCCCTTTAGATATGGTACATTTAGTCCGCAAAGCGGAAGCTACAGAAACCTTAGTCGTTGGCCCTAATTGTTCAGGAATTATTATTCCAGATCAATTGTTATTAGGAACCCATCCAAGTGAATTTTATAAACCGGGAAATGTGGGATTATTAAGTCGAAGTAGTACCTTAACTTATGAAGTAGCGGCAGAATTAACCCAAGCGGGATTAGGTCAATCGGTGGCGGTCAGTATTGGGAGTGATTTTATTGTAGGTTCTTCTTTTTTACAATGGTTAGAAATTTTAGATGAAGATGAAAATACAGAGGTGATTGTCTTAGTAGGAGAAATGGGGGGAACTAGCGAAGAAGAAGCCGCTTCTTATATCGCCGAAGCCATTGATAAACCCGTTGTTGCTTATATTGCCGGGTTACACGCTCCAGCGACTAAACTTTTAGGTCATGCTAGTTTATTAATGACTTCAAAAGTTGTCAGTAATATGGTAGATGCAGGCACTGTTGAAAGTAAAATTGCGGCTTTTAAAACGGCAGAAGTTCTCGTTGCAGAACGTCCTTCAGAAATTCCAATTTTAGTTAAAAAAGCGATCAAAAGACGGAAAAAATAA
- a CDS encoding glycosyltransferase, whose translation MPKQSWPEKDADSLCNGDVKALTSDQDYPDSSPAWKSQRNQQDSGVSGNGASMVYPSVNVATPHAGTSFSPKESNFKVCSQWYQGRRQKAAVALSLIWGGIIILHFVSWGMGFILGLTGLLSIHALRIFLAKTRSLDESLPEQPQQNWPYISLLVAAKNEEAVIGRLVKNLCSLDYPSDCYELWVVDDNSSDQTSVVLEKLAPDYPQLKVLRRSGNATGGKSGALNKVLPLTQGDIIGVFDADAQIAPDMLHHVVPLFNAEQVGAVQVRKAIANASENFWTRSQAAEMALDAYFQEQRITIGGIGELRGNGQFVRRQALLSCGGWNEETITDDLDLTIRLHLDQWDIECLSFPPVNEEGVTHFKALWHQRNRWAEGGYQRYLDYWRLILRNRMGTSKTIDLLGFWITQYILPTAAVPDLVLSLIQRRLPLTTPLTCFTVTLSLLGMFLGLQRIRQTKPLKVKTNGQLRKTGELTSPESTNVTSPQPALAQSLGLRLPEPLTLWIDTVRGTVYMLHWLLVVGSTTARISIRPKQLKWVKTVHQGTLTPE comes from the coding sequence ATGCCAAAACAGTCTTGGCCAGAAAAGGATGCTGACAGCTTATGCAACGGTGATGTAAAAGCGCTAACCAGTGATCAAGACTATCCTGATTCATCTCCGGCTTGGAAATCTCAACGGAATCAGCAGGATAGTGGGGTCAGTGGGAATGGAGCCTCAATGGTTTATCCCTCGGTAAATGTCGCTACTCCACACGCTGGCACGAGTTTTTCCCCCAAAGAGTCAAACTTCAAGGTTTGCTCCCAGTGGTATCAAGGTCGTAGACAGAAAGCGGCCGTTGCCCTTAGCTTAATTTGGGGTGGAATCATTATTCTACATTTTGTTTCTTGGGGAATGGGATTTATCCTCGGTTTAACGGGTTTATTATCCATTCATGCCTTAAGAATTTTTTTAGCCAAAACCCGCTCCCTAGACGAAAGTTTACCGGAACAACCCCAACAAAATTGGCCTTATATTTCGTTATTAGTCGCCGCTAAAAATGAAGAAGCCGTCATTGGTCGTTTGGTTAAAAATCTCTGTAGCTTAGATTATCCCAGTGATTGCTATGAACTCTGGGTCGTTGACGATAATAGCAGCGATCAAACCTCGGTTGTTCTGGAAAAACTCGCCCCAGACTATCCTCAACTCAAGGTATTACGGCGTTCAGGAAATGCTACGGGTGGGAAATCAGGGGCTTTAAATAAAGTTTTACCCTTAACTCAAGGCGATATTATCGGAGTTTTTGATGCCGATGCTCAAATCGCACCGGATATGTTACACCACGTTGTTCCTCTCTTCAATGCGGAACAGGTGGGGGCTGTCCAAGTGCGAAAAGCCATAGCCAATGCCTCGGAAAATTTTTGGACTCGTTCTCAAGCCGCAGAGATGGCTTTAGATGCTTATTTTCAAGAACAACGAATTACCATTGGTGGCATTGGAGAACTGCGGGGAAATGGGCAGTTTGTCCGACGTCAGGCTTTGTTAAGTTGTGGGGGTTGGAATGAAGAAACCATTACCGATGATTTAGATTTAACGATTCGATTGCATTTGGATCAATGGGACATTGAATGTTTGTCCTTTCCTCCGGTAAATGAAGAAGGAGTTACCCATTTTAAAGCCTTATGGCATCAACGCAATCGTTGGGCAGAAGGAGGGTATCAACGCTATTTAGATTATTGGCGTTTAATTCTCCGTAATCGCATGGGAACTTCAAAAACCATCGATTTGCTGGGTTTTTGGATTACTCAATATATCTTACCGACGGCGGCGGTTCCCGATTTGGTACTGTCTTTAATTCAACGCCGTTTACCCTTAACAACACCCTTAACTTGTTTTACCGTCACCCTGTCTTTATTGGGAATGTTTCTGGGCTTACAACGAATTCGCCAAACCAAACCCCTAAAAGTCAAAACCAATGGTCAACTCAGGAAAACCGGAGAATTGACTTCCCCAGAGTCAACAAACGTGACCTCGCCTCAACCGGCTTTGGCTCAGAGTCTAGGGTTGCGCCTCCCCGAACCCTTAACCCTGTGGATTGATACCGTTCGGGGTACGGTCTATATGCTTCACTGGTTATTAGTGGTGGGGAGTACAACGGCTCGGATTTCGATTCGTCCCAAACAACTGAAGTGGGTCAAGACCGTTCATCAAGGAACCCTAACCCCTGAATGA